TAGAGACACTCGCTTTTTCCACACTACGTGCGAGATCCAACTGGTCCTCAGTAACGTAAAATTCAGAGGTATTATCGTTGTCATCGTCGAAGAGTTTATctttaaaaatattatcattCTCAGAGCCAAACAACTGTGTATACTGTGGATTTGAacttatttttgttttatctGGTTTCGACTCAGATCCATTTACTATATCGTCTAAAGCATCTGTGATACCAGGGTTTGCGAAAATTCTAACCggattcaagaaatctgTCTTTGAGCTTTTTTGGATAACCTTACTTTGCTTTATGTTATCACTACCGCTCGCGctcaaaaaatgagaatATATGTCTGTCGAAATGATATCCGGCGTTGAAAGCATTctgagaaagaaagaagatttcttgaatagtGGTAAATATTTATCATCAAGGCACTTTATAGCCTCTGTTTGTAGTAGCAGAGCACTTTTTCTGGCCAGAATAAAtgtttcttcatcgttATTCATTTGAAAGGAATTTGTAAAAAGTATGATATTCCTTACTAAGCCTTCGTCCAGCAACTTCATATTTTGTAAGTTATTGTCATGAaaaaactttgaagaaatctctTTCAGTTGAAGGGTATTGATACCAGAATATCCTGAAATTATATCCTCAGAAATGGCATCTTCTAAGggatttttgaatgattcAATTGTTTGCGAGTATTCTAGAAATGTACTGCCCTGAGTTTCAGAAACGCTATTTAAGAATGACCTGAAAAATGTTATGCAATTGCTATCGTCTATAATGTCTCTCAAAGTGATTGCCGCGAGAAATGAGGTCATTTCCTTTGATACTATTTTACTGTCCATATGCAAATCTGAATAACTACTATCCCTGACAATCTTTTTGTTTCCTGTTTTGATTTCTGAACTGAGGAACGATAATTTTGATTCAATCAAATTCAAGGAGAGTAGTAAACGCTTTTTGTATTTCAAATCCTCCTTAGTTAAATGGTCATTATCTTTCAATTGATATATCTTGAGAGCTAATGAGAATGCAACGTACTTGATAGTATTCATGTCTACCAAGGAGTCGAGCTGGTTGAGGTAATGCTCAAACTGTTTTCCGGTATAATTAACATTAAGTTCCAACTTTTCATCCGAACCTCCAGCTTCTTTGTTCTCTAAGTTATTAATCGCATTCCTATGCTCTTGTAATTCCTTACTTAGCATTCTTCTTATCTTGTgaactttgtttttttcttcaaagtaGTTTTGTGAAAGGCTAACAACTTTTAAATTCCAACTATCTGGATCagtaaatttgaaaatcagTGGGGAAATAATGCATGTAGTTAAAACTTCCGTCACCAATgtaaaaacaaacaatgaGTCTAACTCATCGTTATCAAAGAGGTGAGGAAGAAGACCGATCACGGTTTTTCTTATAGACTCttcgatttctttttctagAGCGTTCGGCTTCAATGACAGTGATTTATGTAACTTGTAATTCTTATTGAACTCTACAGCAATTTGTAGACCAATATTGGCTGCTTTTTGCCTTTCAAGGGTCAAATCACTCAATACAGCTTCTCTGGCATCACAAAAAGTACTGAAATGCTTGTTGAATATAGGCAACAGCttcaaaacaatcaaaCTAGCACTGTCATTCTTCATTAGCTTTTCTTTGACTACCACCAGCGTTTGTAACAATCTCCACTTCAGGactttcagaaaatttgCATTAgcatttttatcaattcttGTGAACCAGGATTCTACAAAATCTCTAATAATTAAGTCGACTATGGCCTCTAATTCCTTAC
The window above is part of the Saccharomyces kudriavzevii IFO 1802 strain IFO1802 genome assembly, chromosome: 13 genome. Proteins encoded here:
- the MDM1 gene encoding Mdm1p (similar to Saccharomyces cerevisiae MDM1 (YML104C); ancestral locus Anc_8.824) — protein: MLNFLQQFQLVSVLFCLILLAMIPWSIVSFVLGFFFSICIFGYFIFFKSLPDLPTTQPKFIHLVPEKSNIVEVDKELTSTEDLIHEGNAQIGKELEAIVDLIIRDFVESWFTRIDKNANANFLKVLKWRLLQTLVVVKEKLMKNDSASLIVLKLLPIFNKHFSTFCDAREAVLSDLTLERQKAANIGLQIAVEFNKNYKLHKSLSLKPNALEKEIEESIRKTVIGLLPHLFDNDELDSLFVFTLVTEVLTTCIISPLIFKFTDPDSWNLKVVSLSQNYFEEKNKVHKIRRMLSKELQEHRNAINNLENKEAGGSDEKLELNVNYTGKQFEHYLNQLDSLVDMNTIKYVAFSLALKIYQLKDNDHLTKEDLKYKKRLLLSLNLIESKLSFLSSEIKTGNKKIVRDSSYSDLHMDSKIVSKEMTSFLAAITLRDIIDDSNCITFFRSFLNSVSETQGSTFLEYSQTIESFKNPLEDAISEDIISGYSGINTLQLKEISSKFFHDNNLQNMKLLDEGLVRNIILFTNSFQMNNDEETFILARKSALLLQTEAIKCLDDKYLPLFKKSSFFLRMLSTPDIISTDIYSHFLSASGSDNIKQSKVIQKSSKTDFLNPVRIFANPGITDALDDIVNGSESKPDKTKISSNPQYTQLFGSENDNIFKDKLFDDDNDNTSEFYVTEDQLDLARSVEKASVSSANSDINHSQHRLSNNFRDNIASLTISIDQIEKELELLRHLILKADLTNNQTQLKILKKSQRTLLKELEMKELLKQQYMVQENSNSLFRKTKIYIRSYFSENSGNDLKEITYYIINIHHFNNGQVSSWDMARRFNEFFELNSYLKKHFRSSMKQLQDLFPSKMKMSLKYHVTKTLLYEERKQKLERYLRELLSISEICEDHIFRRFLTDPSSFKLDRDPMHDDFSEEPPHEPNNSNSTSNSSSVVELQTTEGLGNELDFYEDERHFFTDSGYPFYSQNKSFVKQICDLFISLFVLNKTNAGWLRGRAIITVLQQLLGSTIEKYIKVSIQKLRSDDQVLEAVVAFKNMLWGDSGVFERKRNGMVEPTRTKGEKLRTEQDALTSLQRLFAETCGRVVGLRDSHEAAGRVHAMLQNPYLNASLLLEIFDAILLDIICNDENEN